One part of the Moorena sp. SIOASIH genome encodes these proteins:
- a CDS encoding DUF6174 domain-containing protein gives MSFCLRPPTENGNKITSGFVKHPELSLVTRLGDSNTMTLHSRLYRYCWLGLLVMIVPLSACASNASPEQQLQENQKRWETQKLDNYRYRLQVSCYCIGDVTKPVFVEIRNGETTSIVATDSGKPVNRKYFDNYDSVSKLFDVVQKAIDQDYYNLDVTYDPTLGYPTKIDMDFRAQIADDERTLTIDNFEVPMD, from the coding sequence ATGAGTTTTTGCCTCCGCCCCCCTACCGAGAATGGCAACAAAATCACTAGCGGATTCGTCAAGCATCCCGAATTATCATTGGTCACTCGACTCGGTGACTCGAACACTATGACGCTACACTCCAGACTCTATCGCTATTGTTGGTTAGGATTACTGGTGATGATTGTGCCACTTTCCGCTTGTGCTAGTAATGCTTCCCCTGAGCAGCAATTGCAGGAAAACCAGAAACGTTGGGAAACTCAAAAGCTAGATAACTACCGGTATAGATTGCAGGTAAGTTGCTATTGTATTGGTGACGTCACTAAGCCAGTATTTGTAGAAATCCGTAATGGTGAAACGACTTCCATTGTTGCTACTGATAGCGGCAAACCAGTTAATCGGAAGTATTTTGACAACTATGATTCGGTCTCGAAGCTTTTCGATGTTGTCCAAAAGGCTATTGATCAGGATTATTATAACCTTGATGTTACCTACGACCCTACCTTAGGTTATCCAACTAAAATTGATATGGACTTCAGAGCACAGATAGCGGATGATGAAAGAACTTTGACTATTGATAATTTTGAAGTACCAATGGATTAG
- a CDS encoding ATP-binding protein, translating into MLVEFSVENYRSFKERQTLSMVASKKKTGQNSNSFPMPNVKSLRLLTSAVVYGPNASGKSNLVRAIQTMRQIVLESATGMQLGSRWNIEPFRLNADCQNKPSCFEIIFIEDNIRYQYGFSLDQERVYEEWLIAYPKGRAQTWFERNYCSEEQDYDWYFGPGLKGEKERIKGFVRPNSLFLSHAAQNNHIQLGKIFTWFRYKLKLIPASLDYLYKFTALKCAKDKNFLEKIFKLIKGADIGISTLDIEQQTIDGYVKKVPDEIQEDLKNNINKIIKTIDKNRINDNSSELESVITYPQVLALYKMNDSDQTIAFDLEDESDGTQRLFEMGGYWIDALDNGEILIIDELDRSLNSELSTYLIKEFNDKAANQNNAQLIVTTHDTTFLDREIFNQDQVWLMQKDSNNSTKLYSLLDFKIREDESLQKGYLKGRYGAMPFVSGLDSYDSYKTRKH; encoded by the coding sequence ATGCTAGTTGAGTTTAGCGTAGAAAATTATCGCTCATTTAAGGAGCGCCAGACCTTGAGCATGGTGGCATCTAAGAAAAAAACTGGCCAGAATAGCAATAGTTTCCCCATGCCTAATGTCAAGTCTCTGCGCCTACTCACCAGCGCTGTGGTCTACGGTCCTAATGCTTCCGGGAAGAGCAATCTGGTGCGTGCAATCCAGACCATGCGTCAGATTGTGCTAGAGTCAGCCACTGGCATGCAGCTTGGCAGTAGATGGAATATCGAACCATTTCGGTTAAATGCTGACTGCCAGAACAAGCCGAGCTGTTTTGAAATTATTTTCATTGAGGATAATATTCGCTACCAATACGGATTTTCCTTAGACCAAGAGCGGGTGTACGAAGAGTGGCTAATCGCGTATCCCAAAGGACGTGCTCAAACTTGGTTTGAGCGTAACTATTGTTCAGAAGAACAGGATTATGATTGGTATTTTGGGCCAGGGCTGAAAGGCGAAAAGGAACGTATTAAGGGTTTTGTTCGCCCCAATTCTTTATTTCTATCTCATGCCGCACAAAATAACCATATTCAGTTAGGAAAAATATTTACATGGTTTAGATATAAGTTAAAATTAATCCCAGCAAGTTTAGACTATTTATATAAATTTACTGCTTTAAAGTGTGCAAAAGATAAAAATTTCTTGGAAAAAATTTTTAAGTTGATTAAAGGAGCTGATATAGGTATATCAACTCTTGATATTGAACAGCAAACTATTGATGGTTATGTCAAAAAAGTGCCTGATGAAATTCAAGAAGATTTAAAAAATAATATTAATAAAATAATTAAAACTATCGACAAAAATAGGATTAATGATAACTCATCAGAATTAGAATCAGTTATAACTTATCCTCAGGTGTTAGCGCTATATAAAATGAATGACTCTGACCAAACAATAGCCTTTGACTTAGAGGATGAGTCTGATGGTACCCAACGATTATTTGAAATGGGAGGGTATTGGATAGATGCTTTAGATAATGGAGAAATTTTAATTATTGATGAACTAGACCGCAGCTTAAATTCAGAATTGTCAACCTATTTAATCAAGGAATTTAATGACAAAGCAGCTAATCAAAATAATGCTCAATTGATTGTTACTACCCACGATACGACTTTCCTAGATCGAGAGATATTTAATCAAGACCAGGTATGGTTGATGCAGAAAGATAGTAACAATAGCACTAAGCTCTATTCCTTACTAGATTTTAAAATTCGTGAGGATGAATCCCTACAGAAAGGCTACCTCAAAGGTCGATATGGAGCGATGCCCTTTGTTAGTGGGCTGGATAGTTATGATAGCTACAAGACCAGAAAGCATTAA
- a CDS encoding DUF488 domain-containing protein, which yields MNKTINLFTIGFTKKSAQQFFELLINAGVRRVIDTRLNNKSQLAGFTKNKDFEYFLQQIGNIDYIHHLELAPTKDILDTYKKNNGDWETYEKQFLQLITDREIEKTVSPDLLDGSCLLCSEPTPHNCHRRLVAEYLSQKLGTIKIVHL from the coding sequence ATGAATAAAACTATTAATTTATTTACGATTGGGTTTACTAAAAAGAGTGCTCAACAGTTCTTTGAGCTTCTGATTAATGCTGGAGTAAGGCGAGTTATCGATACCAGACTCAATAATAAATCTCAATTAGCTGGTTTCACTAAAAACAAAGATTTTGAATACTTTTTGCAGCAAATTGGGAATATTGACTATATACATCATCTAGAATTGGCTCCGACCAAGGATATCCTAGATACCTATAAAAAAAATAATGGTGATTGGGAAACCTACGAAAAACAGTTCTTACAATTAATTACAGACCGTGAAATCGAAAAGACGGTATCACCAGATTTATTAGATGGTAGCTGTCTGCTGTGTAGTGAACCTACTCCCCATAACTGTCATCGCCGTTTAGTAGCAGAATATCTGAGTCAAAAATTGGGAACTATAAAAATAGTTCACCTATGA
- a CDS encoding DUF488 domain-containing protein: MISTISNTGSNTGKLFTIGHSNLSIEDFIALLEQHGITAVADVRSHPYSRYLPHFCQTPLKAELLSAGIRYVFLGKELGARPADLSCYVGGKALYEKIAATDLFSAGLKRVIQGAETYQIALMCAEKDPITCHRTILVCQHLVKSGLEINHILNDGSLESHQDLEERLLSSHGLSDSQIKQPKQLSLFDDPTSMDNWENCSREDRLKEVYHRQGDTIAYLAKGVGSRE; the protein is encoded by the coding sequence ATGATTAGTACAATTAGTAATACTGGTAGTAATACTGGGAAATTATTCACTATTGGTCATTCTAATCTCAGTATTGAGGATTTTATTGCTTTACTGGAGCAGCACGGAATTACGGCGGTGGCTGATGTGCGATCGCATCCTTACAGCCGTTACTTACCTCATTTTTGTCAAACCCCTCTCAAGGCTGAACTATTGTCGGCAGGAATTCGCTATGTGTTTCTGGGTAAGGAGTTGGGGGCAAGACCGGCTGATCTCAGTTGTTATGTTGGTGGTAAAGCCTTATATGAAAAAATTGCCGCCACTGACCTGTTTTCAGCGGGTCTTAAACGGGTAATTCAAGGGGCTGAAACGTACCAAATTGCCTTAATGTGTGCTGAAAAAGACCCGATCACTTGCCATCGGACAATTTTAGTCTGCCAACATTTAGTTAAATCGGGGTTAGAGATTAATCATATTCTCAATGATGGCAGCTTAGAGTCCCATCAGGATTTAGAAGAAAGGCTACTAAGCTCTCATGGGTTAAGTGATTCCCAAATCAAACAACCGAAGCAACTTTCCCTATTTGATGACCCGACATCTATGGATAACTGGGAGAATTGCTCTCGGGAGGATAGACTTAAGGAAGTTTATCATAGGCAGGGGGATACTATTGCTTATCTAGCAAAGGGAGTAGGGAGTAGGGAGTAG
- a CDS encoding GNAT family N-acetyltransferase: MLLEKESSTVLIIRQYKDSDLNDVMSSWENASKIAHPFLTEEFLELERYNIPNVYLPNADTWVAEKDGQVIGFIALIGSEVGAIFVQPCFQGAGVGWALMNKAQELHGNLEVEVFKDNPIGRKFYSSYGFEYLDEKHHEPTGKQVLRLKFTKEEPLAQH, translated from the coding sequence GTGTTACTTGAAAAGGAATCCTCCACTGTGTTGATCATTAGACAATATAAAGATAGTGACTTAAATGATGTCATGTCTTCATGGGAAAATGCATCAAAGATAGCTCATCCATTTTTAACAGAAGAATTTTTAGAACTAGAACGTTACAACATTCCGAATGTGTATTTACCCAATGCTGATACCTGGGTAGCTGAGAAGGACGGACAAGTCATTGGTTTTATAGCTCTAATTGGTTCGGAAGTTGGAGCAATATTTGTACAGCCATGTTTTCAGGGCGCGGGAGTAGGCTGGGCACTCATGAATAAAGCCCAAGAACTTCATGGCAATCTTGAAGTCGAAGTATTCAAGGACAATCCGATTGGTCGTAAGTTTTATTCAAGTTATGGCTTTGAGTATTTAGACGAAAAGCATCACGAGCCAACGGGAAAACAAGTACTTCGCTTGAAGTTTACGAAAGAGGAACCTTTGGCACAGCATTGA
- a CDS encoding DUF389 domain-containing protein — protein sequence MEKENQKNQKNQKTKTRVSKTLNLFRNFGLKAIPIMMVRNSLVEESELTLNFLVLIISSCLIATFGLVLNSAAVIIGAMIIAPLMLPLRGLSFATLEGDWQLLRSSFVSIAVGTVLGISCSWLVGTVIGFPEFGSQVLARTQPNLIDLLVAIVAGGISGFSKIRPSLEDAVPGTAIAVALMPPLCVVGLTLSQGEWAYSQGAFLLYITNLIGINLACMIVYFFSGYAQSTELSRSLNWGFSLVLIAVLVVPLGLTFWDVLEQGRVEEPVQELINKSPLFNKPGIEVSTWTINRKANPPSIEMDIRSTELITPEQVKRFEDSVNIKLGKPFKVIVDVTPFMPVESPNPQPN from the coding sequence ATGGAAAAGGAAAACCAAAAGAATCAAAAGAATCAAAAGACTAAAACTAGAGTCTCCAAAACCTTGAATCTTTTCAGGAACTTTGGCTTAAAGGCAATTCCAATTATGATGGTAAGGAATTCTCTGGTTGAGGAATCAGAACTTACCCTCAATTTCTTAGTCTTAATCATTAGCTCTTGTTTAATTGCCACCTTTGGACTAGTGCTCAACAGTGCTGCGGTGATTATTGGAGCGATGATTATTGCTCCTCTGATGTTGCCCTTAAGAGGATTGTCCTTTGCTACCTTGGAAGGAGATTGGCAACTGTTACGGAGTAGTTTTGTTTCTATTGCTGTAGGCACCGTACTCGGTATAAGTTGTTCTTGGTTGGTTGGTACAGTTATCGGATTCCCTGAATTTGGATCCCAAGTTTTAGCAAGAACTCAACCCAATCTGATTGATTTACTGGTTGCGATCGTGGCCGGGGGAATTAGTGGTTTCTCTAAAATTCGTCCGTCTTTAGAAGATGCGGTACCAGGGACAGCGATTGCAGTAGCCCTCATGCCTCCCCTTTGTGTGGTTGGGTTAACCCTATCCCAGGGAGAATGGGCCTATAGTCAGGGAGCATTTCTCCTCTATATTACTAACCTGATTGGGATTAACCTAGCTTGCATGATCGTCTATTTCTTTAGCGGGTATGCTCAAAGTACTGAACTGAGCCGGTCTTTAAACTGGGGATTCTCGTTAGTGCTGATTGCTGTATTAGTGGTGCCCCTAGGACTTACCTTTTGGGACGTGCTTGAGCAAGGAAGAGTTGAGGAGCCAGTTCAGGAATTGATTAATAAGAGTCCATTGTTTAACAAACCAGGTATAGAAGTTTCTACTTGGACGATCAATCGGAAAGCTAATCCTCCTTCTATCGAAATGGATATCCGTTCAACAGAACTGATTACACCGGAACAGGTGAAGCGGTTTGAGGATTCGGTTAATATTAAGCTAGGTAAACCGTTTAAAGTGATAGTTGACGTTACTCCATTTATGCCAGTGGAATCGCCTAATCCTCAACCTAATTAA
- a CDS encoding peptidoglycan-binding protein, which produces MADYNNPESEQTEKAEFCEHCHQINLIDNEAQTPIQGQQAIAKNRLTTVRQAPGCSTSVLRGLDQQLIDEMNSIAPNSLVSFADLDVDNGPAVHPFLQAAAQESLARAIKARGRTLSVNSAYRTIAQQLMLFNHGKVRRCGIGLVAPPGRSDHQRGLAIDINDEQGWRPYLEREGWKWFGPADRPHFNYRGRSRRDIGRLAVRAFQRLWNRYNPDNPIAEDGIYGPNTEARLNQSPILGFGETNDSTPEESLVRRLSLTKPYLEGDDVREIQEALLQATITVNVDGVFGPATEKAVKEFQKLKDLTVDGIVGPATRSALGL; this is translated from the coding sequence ATGGCAGACTATAACAATCCCGAATCAGAACAAACAGAAAAAGCAGAATTTTGTGAGCATTGTCACCAAATTAACCTGATAGATAATGAGGCTCAAACCCCGATTCAGGGACAACAAGCGATCGCAAAAAATCGATTAACTACTGTTCGACAGGCTCCTGGCTGCTCTACTTCTGTTCTGCGGGGACTAGACCAGCAGCTGATTGATGAAATGAATAGCATTGCACCCAATAGCTTGGTAAGTTTTGCCGACCTAGATGTAGATAATGGTCCAGCAGTTCACCCTTTCCTTCAGGCAGCAGCTCAGGAGTCCCTGGCACGGGCAATTAAGGCTCGTGGTCGGACCCTTTCGGTCAATTCTGCTTACCGAACTATTGCTCAGCAACTAATGCTATTCAATCATGGTAAAGTTAGACGCTGTGGTATTGGTTTGGTTGCCCCTCCTGGTAGAAGTGATCACCAACGTGGTTTAGCAATAGATATCAATGACGAGCAAGGCTGGAGACCCTATCTAGAGCGGGAAGGGTGGAAGTGGTTTGGACCTGCGGACAGGCCTCACTTTAACTATAGGGGAAGAAGTAGACGAGACATCGGTCGTCTTGCAGTTAGAGCGTTTCAGCGACTCTGGAACCGATATAATCCCGACAATCCCATTGCTGAAGATGGGATTTACGGACCAAATACTGAAGCGCGACTGAATCAATCCCCCATACTTGGCTTTGGAGAAACTAATGATTCTACTCCAGAGGAGTCTCTGGTTAGAAGACTCAGCCTGACTAAACCCTATCTCGAAGGTGATGATGTTCGCGAAATTCAGGAAGCTTTACTTCAAGCAACTATTACTGTCAATGTAGATGGCGTTTTTGGTCCCGCTACTGAGAAAGCTGTTAAGGAATTCCAGAAGCTAAAGGATTTAACAGTAGATGGTATTGTTGGACCTGCAACTCGCTCGGCTCTGGGATTGTAA
- a CDS encoding serine hydrolase, producing the protein MKFAAHQMSGISAEIDAYLKAHHEIGWFSGAVIVLKTGKTVFTRGYGMASLEYQLPNTPQTRFRLGSVTKQFTAAAILQLQDLGLVDVHAPVSTYLPDYPHGNRITLHHLLTHTAGIPNLTSFQDYTQWMAKPTTLEELIARFQDLPLEFEPGKEFRYSNSGYILLTQVIETVSGQSYGDYLKEHLLQPLGMENTGYEYPLAVIDGLANGYQFTDDGYLKAEYINMLVPQGAGGLYSTVEDLARWNQFLFDHGVGDETILRDKAIATMTSLLVPMNPEEAPHLFYGYGLVINKQPKHQRIGHGGGINGFVTNLVYYPDQDVSVAVLSNLETANIERISQDLAAIVFGEPYSKPTVSEVVKVDPSVYEGYIGTYQVAPEFQVTITTQANQLRIQATGQPILNLYPTSETEFFARVIDLRVVFNQGSDGTVESVTLLQNGQETVAPRVD; encoded by the coding sequence ATGAAATTCGCTGCTCACCAAATGTCTGGTATTTCTGCCGAAATTGATGCCTATCTCAAAGCCCACCATGAAATTGGGTGGTTCTCAGGGGCGGTTATCGTACTCAAAACAGGTAAAACTGTGTTTACCAGGGGGTATGGCATGGCTAGCCTAGAGTACCAGCTACCCAATACCCCCCAGACTAGATTTCGGTTGGGGTCGGTGACAAAGCAGTTTACTGCTGCTGCGATTCTACAACTCCAGGATCTGGGGTTGGTTGATGTACACGCTCCTGTTTCTACCTACTTGCCAGATTATCCCCATGGGAATCGCATCACCTTGCATCACCTCCTAACCCATACGGCGGGCATTCCTAACCTAACTAGTTTTCAGGATTATACCCAATGGATGGCAAAACCTACGACCCTTGAGGAGTTGATTGCCCGCTTCCAAGACCTCCCCTTGGAATTTGAGCCGGGAAAAGAGTTTCGCTACAGCAATTCAGGCTATATTCTGCTGACCCAGGTGATTGAAACCGTATCGGGTCAGTCCTATGGCGATTATCTAAAGGAGCATTTGCTCCAGCCTTTGGGGATGGAGAACACAGGTTACGAGTATCCTTTGGCGGTGATTGATGGCTTGGCAAATGGTTATCAGTTCACTGATGACGGCTATCTCAAGGCAGAGTATATTAATATGCTCGTGCCACAGGGAGCCGGAGGACTATATTCCACGGTGGAGGATCTGGCTCGATGGAATCAGTTTTTGTTTGACCATGGGGTGGGAGATGAAACGATCTTAAGGGATAAGGCGATCGCTACTATGACCTCTCTCTTAGTACCGATGAATCCTGAGGAAGCTCCCCATCTGTTCTATGGCTATGGATTGGTAATAAACAAACAGCCCAAGCATCAGCGCATTGGTCATGGTGGGGGAATTAACGGCTTTGTGACTAATCTGGTATACTACCCAGACCAGGATGTGAGTGTTGCTGTGCTCAGTAATTTAGAAACCGCCAATATAGAGCGAATTTCCCAGGATTTGGCAGCAATTGTGTTTGGGGAACCCTACTCCAAACCCACAGTTTCTGAGGTGGTGAAGGTAGATCCGTCTGTATACGAAGGCTATATTGGAACTTATCAGGTTGCTCCTGAGTTCCAGGTAACTATAACCACCCAAGCCAATCAATTGCGGATTCAGGCAACAGGGCAGCCTATCTTGAACCTTTATCCTACCTCCGAAACTGAGTTTTTTGCACGGGTCATTGATTTGCGAGTTGTCTTTAACCAAGGCTCAGACGGCACGGTGGAAAGCGTGACGCTGCTGCAAAACGGGCAGGAAACCGTTGCTCCTAGGGTAGATTGA
- a CDS encoding NACHT domain-containing protein gives MLYRNRQTLVAKVKNYWVKGVMKKSLYHQVLIELGLEERPDAITNPFSEIIEVGDDSPQPLPEGTKVIDVFDKIGTVRTLLILGDPGSGKTTTLLELTRDLIVRAEKYRNQLIPVVFNLSSWKNKKQTIADWLVEELGNKYDIPKKIGQAWVSQQQLLPLLDGLDEVKAKYRDHCIVALNQFQQDYDANLVVCSRIKDYQALSNRLNFQKAVYIRLLSLEQIYHYLDSLGNDLIGLRKLIAEDTVLQELAQSPLMLNIMTLAYQGVAVEDLPKTKAVEERRKQLFDAYIEKMFKRRKTNQQYNDAQVKHWLIWMAQRMVEESQTVFLIEKMQPYLLRNRKQKQIYGLMVGLMFGLMVGLMFGLIIGPMAMLMLGLMFGLMFGLMLGLMGGSKEEIKTVEILHVNWKKILIYLLICGLIGGLMGELTEGLMAGLMAGLMAGLILGLRKGLESSEIETKTSPNQGIWKSVRNAITVWLMYGLIGGLMFGLMGGLMEGLTEGLTERLMTALMGGLMVGLMVGLIFGLMVGLKNGGQACIQHFSLRLVLYRNNYIPWNYARFLDYAADRIFLQKVGGGYIFIHRMLMEHFAEMEPEN, from the coding sequence ATGCTATACCGCAACCGTCAGACCTTAGTCGCTAAAGTCAAAAACTATTGGGTCAAAGGCGTTATGAAAAAATCCCTCTATCACCAGGTACTGATTGAATTGGGATTAGAAGAGAGACCTGATGCCATTACTAATCCTTTTAGCGAAATTATAGAAGTCGGGGATGACTCACCTCAACCCCTGCCCGAAGGGACTAAAGTAATTGATGTTTTTGACAAAATTGGTACAGTAAGAACCCTACTCATTTTAGGAGACCCAGGGTCAGGAAAAACCACAACCTTACTCGAACTCACCCGGGATTTAATTGTTCGTGCTGAAAAGTACCGTAATCAGCTAATTCCTGTAGTCTTTAACCTCTCCTCTTGGAAAAACAAAAAGCAGACGATAGCAGATTGGTTAGTAGAAGAACTGGGGAATAAATATGACATTCCCAAGAAAATTGGACAAGCTTGGGTAAGTCAACAGCAACTACTACCATTGCTTGATGGTTTGGATGAAGTAAAGGCGAAGTACCGAGACCACTGTATCGTAGCCTTGAACCAATTCCAGCAGGATTATGATGCCAATTTGGTAGTGTGTAGTCGGATTAAAGACTATCAAGCCCTATCCAACCGTCTGAATTTTCAGAAAGCAGTTTATATAAGATTGCTTAGTTTAGAACAAATCTATCATTACTTGGATAGTCTCGGGAATGATTTGATTGGTTTAAGGAAATTAATTGCAGAGGATACAGTATTACAAGAGTTAGCCCAATCCCCCTTGATGCTAAATATTATGACGCTGGCTTATCAGGGAGTAGCAGTTGAGGATTTACCTAAAACTAAGGCGGTGGAGGAACGGCGCAAGCAGCTCTTTGATGCATATATCGAGAAGATGTTTAAGCGTCGGAAGACTAATCAGCAATACAATGATGCGCAAGTAAAGCACTGGCTAATTTGGATGGCGCAGAGGATGGTTGAGGAGTCGCAAACAGTATTTTTAATTGAAAAAATGCAGCCATATTTGCTAAGAAATAGAAAGCAAAAACAAATTTACGGGCTAATGGTCGGGCTGATGTTTGGGCTGATGGTTGGGCTGATGTTTGGGCTGATAATCGGGCCGATGGCAATGCTGATGTTAGGGCTGATGTTTGGACTGATGTTTGGGCTGATGTTAGGGCTGATGGGAGGATCAAAAGAAGAAATCAAAACAGTTGAAATACTTCATGTTAATTGGAAAAAAATCTTGATTTACCTGCTGATTTGCGGGTTGATAGGAGGGCTGATGGGAGAGCTGACGGAAGGGCTGATGGCAGGGCTGATGGCAGGGCTGATGGCAGGGCTGATACTTGGGCTGAGGAAAGGGCTAGAGAGTTCAGAAATTGAAACAAAAACAAGTCCAAATCAAGGAATTTGGAAATCAGTTCGTAATGCTATAACTGTATGGCTGATGTATGGGCTGATAGGAGGGCTGATGTTTGGGCTGATGGGAGGGCTAATGGAAGGGCTAACGGAAGGGCTAACGGAAAGGCTGATGACAGCGCTGATGGGAGGGCTGATGGTTGGGCTGATGGTCGGGCTGATATTTGGGCTGATGGTCGGGCTGAAGAATGGTGGTCAAGCCTGCATCCAACACTTCAGCCTCCGCCTTGTCCTCTACCGTAACAATTACATCCCTTGGAACTATGCCCGCTTCCTGGACTATGCCGCTGATCGCATCTTTTTACAAAAAGTAGGAGGAGGCTACATCTTTATTCACCGGATGCTGATGGAACACTTTGCCGAGATGGAGCCTGAGAATTGA